A single window of Actinoallomurus bryophytorum DNA harbors:
- a CDS encoding DUF1453 domain-containing protein, with product MHEALTGLIVAAVIVFVIARRFTRRRVDERRLLVIPLVIGGIGIAQGGAVDPHHAALSAGLLAAEIVAALLLGLGLGATMHIWREPSGGLWSRGTWATFGIFLASIAVRSGLFGAGYAAGVRPGSGAILISVAAWLLAQNAVIAWRSRELQTRVSVQP from the coding sequence ATGCATGAAGCTCTCACCGGTCTGATCGTCGCCGCCGTCATCGTGTTCGTCATCGCGCGCCGTTTCACGAGGCGGCGGGTCGACGAGCGGAGGCTGCTGGTGATCCCGCTCGTCATCGGGGGCATCGGGATCGCCCAGGGCGGAGCGGTCGATCCCCACCACGCCGCGCTGAGCGCGGGCCTGCTGGCCGCCGAGATCGTCGCCGCACTGCTGCTGGGCCTCGGCCTGGGCGCGACCATGCACATCTGGCGCGAGCCGTCCGGCGGCCTGTGGAGCCGGGGGACCTGGGCCACCTTCGGGATCTTCCTGGCGTCGATCGCCGTACGCAGCGGTCTGTTCGGGGCGGGGTACGCGGCAGGGGTCAGGCCCGGCAGCGGGGCGATCTTGATCTCCGTCGCGGCCTGGCTGCTCGCACAGAACGCGGTGATCGCCTGGCGGTCCCGTGAACTCCAGACCCGGGTTAGCGTTCAACCGTGA
- a CDS encoding response regulator codes for MTRVLVVDDQTVVRDGLVLLLGLLPGLEVVGSASDGEEAVRLVSESNPDVVLMDLRMPRVDGVEATRRIKAEHPSVQIVVLTTFSDDESVFAALQAGARGYLTKDAGAEEIARAIDAVRDGDAQLDPSVQRRLVDALATGAQPSRRRRADLPDGLTQREVEVLTLIASGHSNAEIARELFISEATVKTHINNLFAKAGLRDRAQAVTYAYRKGLADLG; via the coding sequence TTGACGCGCGTACTGGTGGTGGACGACCAGACCGTCGTCCGCGACGGCCTGGTGCTGCTGCTGGGACTGCTGCCCGGCCTGGAGGTGGTCGGCTCCGCGAGCGACGGTGAGGAGGCCGTACGTCTCGTGTCCGAGAGCAACCCGGACGTCGTACTCATGGACCTCCGCATGCCACGCGTGGACGGCGTCGAGGCCACCCGCCGCATCAAGGCCGAACATCCGTCGGTCCAGATCGTCGTCCTCACCACCTTCAGCGACGACGAGTCCGTCTTCGCCGCCCTCCAGGCCGGCGCACGCGGCTACCTGACCAAGGACGCGGGCGCCGAGGAGATAGCCCGAGCGATAGACGCGGTACGCGACGGAGACGCCCAACTCGACCCGTCGGTCCAGCGACGCCTGGTGGACGCCCTGGCCACGGGCGCCCAGCCGTCCCGCCGCCGACGCGCCGACCTCCCCGACGGCCTCACCCAACGCGAGGTGGAGGTCCTGACCCTGATCGCGTCGGGCCACTCGAACGCCGAGATCGCCCGCGAGCTGTTCATCAGCGAGGCGACGGTGAAGACGCACATCAACAACCTGTTCGCCAAGGCGGGCCTGCGCGACCGCGCCCAAGCGGTCACGTACGCGTACCGCAAGGGCCTGGCAGACCTGGGCTGA
- a CDS encoding lactate 2-monooxygenase, which produces MYADFQNEIYLNGLNDVLPSLPADLTRLESLAGDKLSREAYDYVAGSAGTGDTARANREAFRRWRLVPQMLRGTTGCDLTTRVLGQTLATPVLLGPVGVLRQLHPEGELAVARAAEKLGVPMVLSTAASVAMEEVAEVAGPRWYQLYWPDDRELAVSFLDRAKASGYSALVVTLDTFTLAWRPHDLDNAYLPFLRGVGNQNYFSDPVFTRKAGDNPILHWTTLFGNPSLTWDDLAFLREHWDGPIALKGIQHTDDARRAVDAGMDGIVVSNHGGRQVDGAIASLDALAPITHAVGDQIDVLFDSGIRTGADVVKALALGAKAVLLGRPYAYGLALAGEAGVRHVLRCLLADLELTLRLSGQPDVTSPSLEILQNVT; this is translated from the coding sequence ATGTACGCCGACTTCCAGAACGAGATCTACCTCAACGGCCTGAACGACGTCCTTCCCTCGCTGCCGGCCGACCTGACCCGTCTGGAGTCGCTCGCCGGGGACAAGCTCTCGCGCGAAGCGTATGACTACGTCGCGGGATCGGCCGGGACCGGCGACACCGCACGGGCGAACCGCGAGGCGTTCCGCCGCTGGCGGCTCGTACCCCAGATGCTGCGCGGTACGACCGGCTGTGACCTGACGACACGAGTGCTCGGTCAGACGCTGGCCACTCCGGTGCTCCTCGGCCCGGTCGGCGTCCTGCGCCAGCTGCATCCCGAGGGCGAGCTCGCGGTGGCCAGAGCGGCGGAGAAGCTGGGCGTGCCGATGGTGCTGAGCACGGCGGCGTCGGTCGCGATGGAGGAGGTCGCCGAGGTGGCCGGGCCGCGGTGGTACCAGCTGTACTGGCCGGACGACCGCGAGCTCGCCGTCAGCTTTCTCGACCGGGCCAAGGCGTCCGGCTACTCCGCGCTCGTGGTCACGCTCGACACCTTCACGCTGGCCTGGCGGCCGCACGACCTCGACAACGCGTACCTGCCCTTCCTGCGCGGTGTCGGCAACCAGAACTACTTCTCCGACCCGGTCTTCACCCGGAAGGCGGGCGACAACCCGATCCTGCACTGGACCACGCTGTTCGGAAACCCGTCACTGACCTGGGACGACCTCGCGTTCCTGCGTGAGCACTGGGACGGTCCGATCGCGCTGAAAGGAATTCAGCACACCGACGACGCGCGCCGTGCGGTCGACGCGGGCATGGACGGCATCGTCGTGTCCAATCACGGCGGACGCCAGGTCGACGGCGCGATCGCCTCGCTGGACGCGCTGGCCCCGATCACGCACGCTGTCGGCGACCAGATCGACGTGCTGTTCGACAGCGGCATCCGTACGGGCGCCGATGTCGTCAAGGCGCTCGCGCTCGGCGCGAAGGCGGTGCTGCTGGGCCGTCCGTACGCGTACGGGCTGGCGCTCGCGGGAGAGGCGGGGGTACGGCACGTGCTGCGGTGCCTGCTCGCCGATCTCGAGCTCACGCTGCGCCTGTCCGGCCAGCCCGACGTCACGTCGCCGTCCCTGGAGATCCTGCAGAACGTCACCTAG
- a CDS encoding DNA gyrase/topoisomerase IV subunit B, with the protein MTAATITAEDPHGYTARHLSVLEGLEAVRKRPGMYIGSTDSRGLMHCLWEIIDNSVDEALGGHCSRIEVALHADGSMEVGDDGRGIPVDAEPKTGLTGVELVMTRLHAGGKFGGISYTASGGLHGVGASVVNALSVRLDVEVDRDGHTHVMSFKRGLPGDFAGDGPDAKFTKKPAKQRGLHQSKRVAKRITGTRVRFWPDRQIFLKEATIGDEAVVDRMRQTAFLVPGLTIAVRDERGEELVEHEFRFDGGISEFCDHLASDQPVSEVLRLQGRGHFTETVPVLDDQGHLTPTDVERDIDVDVALRWGAGYDTITKSFVNVIATPKHGTHVTGFDRALVKVLNDQLRATKLLKNGDDPIIKDDILEGLTAVVTVRLPEPQFEGQTKEVLGTSAATRIVSQVIGRELKEAFDNPKRGQKQPMRSVLEKVVSASKARIAARQQRENQRRKSALENSALPAKLVDCRTADDRSELFIVEGDSALGTAKLARNSEFQALLPIRGKILNVQKASVADMLKNVECASIIQVLGAGSGRTFDLDAVRYGRIVLMADADVDGAHIRCLLLTLLHRYMRPMLDAGRVFAAVPPLHRIELTKPKKGQDKHIYTYSDAELRKKLVEFERRGVRWKEPIQRYKGLGEMDADQLAETTMDPRHRMLRRIRIEDAQEAEGIFNLLMGSEVGPRREFISSGASELDDSRIDI; encoded by the coding sequence TTGACCGCCGCCACTATCACCGCCGAGGACCCGCACGGTTACACCGCGCGGCACCTTTCGGTGCTCGAAGGTCTGGAGGCCGTACGCAAGCGGCCCGGAATGTACATCGGGTCGACCGACAGCCGCGGTCTCATGCACTGCCTCTGGGAGATCATCGACAACTCCGTCGACGAGGCTCTCGGCGGGCACTGCTCGCGCATCGAGGTCGCCCTGCACGCGGACGGCTCGATGGAGGTCGGCGACGACGGGCGCGGGATCCCGGTCGACGCCGAGCCCAAGACCGGCCTGACCGGCGTCGAGCTGGTGATGACGCGGCTGCACGCGGGCGGCAAGTTCGGCGGCATCTCCTACACCGCGTCCGGAGGCCTGCACGGCGTCGGCGCTTCGGTGGTCAACGCCCTGTCCGTACGCCTCGACGTCGAGGTCGACCGTGACGGGCACACGCACGTGATGAGCTTCAAGCGCGGACTCCCCGGCGACTTCGCCGGCGACGGACCGGACGCGAAGTTCACCAAAAAGCCGGCCAAGCAGCGCGGGCTCCACCAGTCCAAGCGAGTCGCCAAGCGCATCACCGGCACGCGTGTCCGCTTCTGGCCCGACCGGCAGATCTTCCTCAAAGAAGCCACGATCGGCGACGAGGCCGTCGTCGACCGGATGCGCCAGACGGCGTTCCTGGTGCCCGGCCTCACCATCGCCGTACGCGACGAGCGCGGTGAGGAGCTCGTCGAGCACGAGTTCCGCTTCGACGGCGGCATCAGCGAGTTCTGTGACCACCTCGCGTCCGACCAGCCGGTCTCCGAGGTGCTGCGGCTGCAGGGCCGCGGGCACTTCACCGAGACCGTCCCGGTCCTGGACGACCAGGGCCACCTCACGCCGACCGACGTCGAACGCGACATCGACGTCGACGTCGCGCTGCGCTGGGGCGCCGGCTACGACACGATCACCAAGTCGTTCGTCAACGTGATCGCCACGCCCAAGCACGGCACCCACGTCACCGGGTTCGACCGTGCCCTGGTCAAGGTGCTCAACGACCAGCTCCGCGCGACCAAGCTGCTGAAAAACGGCGACGACCCGATCATCAAGGACGACATCCTCGAGGGCCTCACCGCCGTCGTGACGGTCCGCCTGCCGGAGCCGCAGTTCGAGGGGCAGACCAAGGAGGTGCTGGGCACCTCGGCGGCGACCCGGATCGTCTCCCAGGTGATCGGGCGCGAGCTCAAAGAGGCGTTCGACAACCCCAAGCGCGGTCAGAAGCAGCCGATGCGGTCCGTGCTCGAAAAGGTCGTCTCGGCCTCCAAGGCCCGCATCGCCGCCCGCCAGCAGCGCGAGAACCAACGCCGTAAGAGCGCGCTGGAAAACTCCGCCCTGCCGGCCAAGCTGGTCGACTGCCGCACCGCCGACGACCGCAGCGAGCTGTTCATCGTCGAGGGCGACTCCGCCCTCGGCACCGCCAAGCTCGCGCGTAACTCCGAGTTCCAGGCCCTGCTGCCGATCCGCGGCAAGATCTTGAACGTGCAGAAGGCGTCCGTCGCCGACATGCTGAAAAACGTCGAGTGCGCCTCGATCATCCAGGTGCTGGGCGCGGGCTCCGGCCGCACCTTCGACCTCGACGCCGTACGCTACGGCCGCATCGTCTTGATGGCCGACGCCGACGTCGACGGCGCCCACATCCGCTGCCTGCTACTGACCCTGCTCCACCGCTACATGCGCCCGATGCTCGACGCGGGCCGCGTCTTCGCCGCCGTGCCCCCACTGCACCGCATCGAGCTGACCAAGCCGAAAAAGGGCCAGGACAAGCACATCTACACCTACTCCGACGCCGAGCTGCGCAAAAAGCTCGTGGAGTTCGAACGCCGCGGAGTCCGCTGGAAGGAGCCCATCCAGCGCTACAAGGGCCTGGGCGAAATGGACGCAGACCAGCTCGCCGAGACGACGATGGACCCACGCCACCGCATGCTGCGCCGTATCCGCATCGAGGACGCCCAGGAGGCCGAGGGCATCTTCAACCTCCTGATGGGCTCCGAGGTCGGCCCCCGCCGCGAATTCATCTCCAGCGGCGCCTCCGAACTGGACGACTCCCGCATCGACATCTGA
- a CDS encoding ArsR/SmtB family transcription factor: MSEDAIQPPAEELGLPKVLAALADPARLATVRALAQVGECSCTQIRLDAGLEVSKSTMSHHLRILREAGIIHSRVQGARRLVTLCRKDLDARFPGLLDAVLQPEPAATY, from the coding sequence GTGAGCGAAGACGCGATTCAACCTCCGGCGGAGGAACTGGGCCTGCCCAAGGTGCTGGCGGCTCTGGCCGACCCGGCGCGCCTGGCGACCGTACGCGCGCTGGCCCAGGTCGGTGAGTGTTCGTGCACCCAGATCCGGCTGGACGCCGGGCTCGAGGTGAGCAAGTCCACCATGTCCCACCATCTGCGCATCCTGCGCGAGGCGGGCATCATCCACTCCCGGGTACAGGGCGCACGCCGCCTGGTGACATTGTGTCGCAAGGATCTCGACGCCAGGTTCCCCGGCCTGCTCGACGCCGTCCTGCAGCCCGAGCCGGCCGCGACCTACTGA
- a CDS encoding sensor histidine kinase yields MAELRGWLARDRRWPAVVPALLLRRDGPHLRVGVLIAASLWFAYAMLRTDVHPGRPHLGLYGRDLALTGTVAVAVACFVIGMIVSRRGYALGPLLLVAGAGIGVALYAYVPDRPGSALIFACTGYAGAIRPLLRSGAVAMVGSVGMLVVIAVQGRPAGELWTIVGMLGMYAGIRAGMTREAARLTEQQNLVLAERSRIAREIHDILAHSLSAQLVHLEGARLLMVSGRTDEALDRVERARGLARSGLEETRRALATLRGDIPPMDEVLRELADEHRLLADAACEVTIAGKPQDLTARAVLAVIRTAQEALTNVRKHAPGADVAIVLRYEPEWCELEVTDSGGRKEPGPLATSGGGYGLVGMRERAELIGGTLEAGPAGEGFSVLLRVPL; encoded by the coding sequence ATGGCAGAGCTGCGAGGCTGGCTGGCCCGCGATCGGCGCTGGCCGGCGGTCGTACCCGCCCTGCTTCTCCGGAGGGACGGGCCGCACCTACGGGTCGGCGTCCTCATCGCGGCGAGTCTCTGGTTCGCGTACGCGATGTTGCGCACGGACGTCCACCCCGGCCGGCCCCACCTCGGCCTGTACGGTCGCGACCTCGCGCTCACCGGCACGGTCGCCGTCGCGGTCGCCTGTTTCGTGATCGGCATGATCGTGAGCCGGCGCGGGTACGCGCTGGGCCCTCTGCTCCTGGTCGCCGGTGCCGGCATCGGCGTCGCGCTCTACGCCTACGTGCCCGACCGGCCGGGCAGCGCGCTCATCTTCGCCTGTACGGGCTACGCGGGTGCGATCCGGCCGTTGCTCCGGTCCGGCGCGGTGGCGATGGTCGGTTCGGTCGGGATGCTGGTCGTCATCGCTGTTCAGGGGCGTCCGGCAGGGGAGCTGTGGACGATCGTCGGCATGCTCGGCATGTACGCCGGAATCCGTGCGGGCATGACCCGCGAGGCGGCACGGCTGACCGAGCAGCAGAACCTGGTGCTGGCCGAGCGCTCCCGCATCGCCCGCGAGATCCACGACATCCTCGCCCACTCCCTGTCCGCCCAGCTGGTCCACCTCGAAGGTGCCCGGCTGCTGATGGTGAGCGGACGGACCGACGAGGCACTCGACCGGGTCGAACGCGCCCGAGGGCTGGCCCGCAGCGGCCTCGAGGAGACCCGCCGGGCACTCGCCACTCTCCGCGGCGACATCCCGCCGATGGACGAGGTGCTGCGCGAGCTGGCCGACGAGCACCGGCTTCTCGCGGACGCGGCCTGCGAGGTGACGATCGCGGGGAAGCCGCAGGACCTGACCGCCAGGGCCGTGCTCGCCGTGATCCGTACGGCCCAGGAGGCGCTGACCAACGTCCGCAAGCACGCTCCGGGTGCCGACGTGGCGATCGTGCTGCGGTACGAGCCCGAGTGGTGCGAGCTGGAGGTCACCGACTCCGGCGGGAGGAAGGAACCCGGCCCGCTCGCCACGAGCGGCGGAGGATACGGTCTGGTCGGGATGCGCGAGCGCGCCGAGCTGATCGGCGGCACGCTCGAAGCCGGCCCGGCGGGAGAGGGATTCAGCGTGCTGCTGAGGGTGCCACTTTGA
- a CDS encoding ABC transporter ATP-binding protein, which yields MSNTIVAKDLRKRYGDVNAVDGVSLTVEDGEFFGILGPNGAGKTTTLEIIEGLREADGGEISVFGQSPWPRNAALLPRMGVQLQSSAFFERLTAREQLRTFGSLYGATSRKADEMLETVGLADKADTQVEKLSGGQAQRLSIACALVHEPELVFLDEPTAALDPQARRNLWDVLRAINTDGRTIVLTTHYMDEAEVLCDRVAIMDHGRILRSGPPATLVRDLDAAARVSVASGVVSAEDARTLPGADEVTDDEVSLVIATHDAPKVVKALADRGALEGVQIRGATLEDVFLDLTGREYRA from the coding sequence ATGTCCAACACGATTGTCGCCAAAGACCTGCGTAAGCGCTATGGCGACGTGAACGCCGTAGACGGCGTCTCCCTTACGGTCGAAGACGGTGAGTTCTTCGGCATTCTCGGCCCGAACGGCGCCGGAAAGACCACCACCCTGGAGATCATCGAGGGTCTCCGTGAGGCCGACGGCGGTGAGATCTCCGTCTTCGGCCAGTCCCCCTGGCCGCGCAACGCCGCGCTGTTGCCGAGGATGGGGGTACAGCTCCAGTCGTCGGCCTTCTTCGAGCGTCTCACCGCTCGTGAGCAGCTACGGACCTTCGGCTCCCTGTACGGGGCGACGAGCCGCAAGGCCGACGAGATGCTGGAGACCGTGGGCCTGGCCGACAAGGCCGACACCCAGGTGGAGAAGCTTTCGGGCGGACAGGCACAGCGGCTGTCCATCGCGTGCGCGCTCGTGCACGAGCCGGAGCTGGTATTCCTGGACGAACCGACCGCGGCGCTCGACCCGCAGGCGCGCCGCAACCTCTGGGACGTACTGCGGGCGATCAACACCGACGGCCGCACGATCGTCCTGACCACGCACTACATGGACGAGGCGGAGGTCCTCTGCGACCGCGTCGCGATCATGGACCATGGCCGGATCCTGCGCAGCGGGCCGCCCGCCACGCTGGTCCGCGACCTGGACGCCGCCGCCCGCGTCAGCGTGGCCAGCGGTGTGGTCAGCGCCGAGGACGCGCGTACGCTCCCGGGCGCCGACGAGGTGACGGACGACGAGGTCTCCCTGGTCATCGCCACGCACGACGCCCCCAAGGTGGTCAAGGCGCTCGCCGACCGCGGCGCCCTGGAGGGCGTGCAGATCCGTGGCGCCACGCTCGAGGACGTCTTCCTCGACCTGACCGGACGGGAGTACCGGGCATGA
- a CDS encoding DNA gyrase/topoisomerase IV subunit A, producing the protein MARRGTQTPPPPDFEENIVDVDVSEEMRGSYLEYAYSVIYQRALPDARDGLKPVQRRILYSMNEMGLRPDRGHVKCARVVGEVMGKLHPHGDSAIYDALVRLAQPWSMRMQLVDGHGNFGSLGGDDSPAAMRYTEARMSRAAALMVESIDEETVEFRPNYDGQELEPEVLPSAYPNLLVNGGSGIAVGMATNMAPHNLIEVISAARHLIAFPEATLDDLMRFVPGPDLPTGGKIVGLEGVRDAYETGRGTFRTRATAHIESVTPRRKGIVVTELPYAVGPERVVAKIKDLVNAKKISGIADLKDLTDRQQGLRLVIEIKNGFHPEAVLEELYRLTPMEETFGINNVALVDGQPRTLGLRDLLQVYVDHRIEVVRRRSQFRRRKREDRLHLVDGLVIALLNIDEVIRVIRASEDTADAKTRLMGSFELSEIQAQYILDTPLRRLTKYDRLELEKEKKQLTREIAALTAILDSESRLRGLVAEELAEIAKTYGTPRRTVLLESSGQTKTAAVPLEVADDPCRVLLSSTGLLARTMSAELLPADGGRAAHDVIVSTLMATARGQIGAVTSAGRLIRVDVLDLPALPPSASPPSLAGGAPLSEFVALDKDETVVGLASLDSAGLTLGTEQGVVKRVAPDYPKNADEFEVIGLKEGDRVVRALHLESEDDDLVFITSDAQLLRFTASSVRPQGRPAGGMAGIRLSPGAKAIWFGALDGSLESRVVTIAGSSTALPGTQTGAIKVSDYAEYPAKGRATGGVRAHRFLKGEDVILLGWAGPTPAKASGMTGKPIDLPAELGRRDGSGVKLPAPIAAISGPVGGRVETPLPVQDASEDEAEQLPPE; encoded by the coding sequence ATGGCACGACGCGGTACGCAGACCCCTCCCCCGCCGGACTTCGAAGAGAACATCGTCGACGTCGACGTCTCCGAAGAGATGCGGGGCAGCTATCTCGAGTACGCCTACTCGGTCATCTACCAGCGGGCGCTCCCTGACGCGCGCGACGGGCTCAAGCCCGTGCAGCGCCGCATCCTCTACTCGATGAACGAAATGGGCCTGCGGCCCGACCGGGGGCACGTCAAGTGCGCCCGGGTCGTCGGCGAGGTGATGGGCAAGCTGCATCCGCACGGCGACTCGGCGATCTACGACGCGCTCGTACGCCTCGCGCAGCCGTGGTCGATGCGCATGCAGCTCGTCGACGGGCACGGCAACTTCGGCTCGCTCGGCGGTGACGACTCGCCCGCGGCGATGCGTTACACCGAGGCGCGGATGTCGCGCGCGGCCGCGCTCATGGTGGAGAGCATCGACGAGGAGACCGTCGAGTTCCGCCCCAACTACGACGGCCAGGAGCTCGAGCCCGAGGTCCTGCCCTCGGCCTATCCCAACCTGCTGGTCAACGGCGGGTCCGGCATCGCGGTCGGCATGGCGACCAACATGGCCCCGCACAACCTCATCGAGGTGATCTCGGCGGCGCGGCACCTGATCGCGTTCCCCGAGGCGACGCTCGATGACCTGATGCGCTTCGTACCCGGTCCCGACCTGCCGACCGGCGGCAAGATCGTCGGCCTGGAGGGCGTCCGCGACGCGTACGAGACCGGGCGCGGCACGTTCCGTACGCGCGCCACCGCGCACATCGAGAGCGTCACTCCGCGCCGTAAGGGCATCGTCGTCACCGAGCTGCCGTACGCGGTCGGCCCCGAGCGCGTGGTCGCGAAGATCAAGGACCTCGTCAACGCGAAGAAGATCTCCGGCATCGCCGACCTGAAGGACCTCACCGACCGGCAGCAGGGCCTGCGCCTGGTCATCGAGATCAAAAACGGATTCCACCCCGAGGCGGTGCTGGAGGAGCTCTACCGGCTGACGCCGATGGAGGAGACGTTCGGGATCAACAACGTCGCCCTGGTCGACGGCCAGCCGCGCACGCTCGGCCTGCGCGACCTGCTCCAGGTCTACGTCGACCACCGCATCGAGGTCGTCCGGCGTCGCAGTCAGTTCCGCCGCAGGAAGCGCGAGGACCGCCTGCACCTCGTCGACGGTCTCGTCATCGCGCTGCTCAACATCGACGAGGTCATCCGCGTCATCCGGGCCAGCGAGGACACCGCCGACGCGAAGACGCGGCTCATGGGGTCCTTCGAGCTGTCGGAGATCCAGGCGCAGTACATCCTCGACACTCCGCTGCGCCGGCTGACCAAGTACGACCGGCTGGAGCTGGAAAAGGAGAAGAAGCAGCTCACCCGGGAGATCGCCGCGCTGACGGCGATCCTGGACTCAGAGTCCCGGCTGCGCGGCCTGGTCGCGGAGGAGCTGGCCGAGATCGCGAAGACGTACGGCACGCCGCGGCGCACCGTACTCCTGGAGTCCTCGGGCCAGACCAAGACGGCGGCGGTGCCGCTGGAGGTGGCCGACGACCCGTGCCGCGTGCTGCTGTCCTCGACCGGCCTGCTGGCCCGCACCATGTCGGCCGAGCTCCTGCCCGCCGACGGCGGACGCGCCGCACACGACGTGATCGTCTCGACCCTGATGGCGACCGCACGGGGCCAGATCGGCGCCGTGACGAGCGCCGGCCGGCTGATCCGCGTGGACGTTCTCGACCTGCCCGCGCTGCCGCCCTCGGCGTCCCCGCCGTCACTGGCGGGCGGCGCGCCGCTGAGCGAATTCGTCGCGCTGGACAAGGACGAGACGGTCGTCGGCCTGGCCTCACTCGACTCCGCCGGCCTGACCCTCGGCACCGAACAGGGCGTGGTCAAGCGCGTCGCCCCGGACTACCCGAAAAACGCGGACGAGTTCGAGGTGATCGGCCTCAAGGAGGGCGACCGCGTCGTGCGTGCGCTCCACCTCGAGTCCGAGGACGACGACCTGGTGTTCATCACGAGTGACGCGCAGCTCCTGCGCTTCACCGCCTCGAGCGTCCGCCCACAGGGCCGCCCGGCGGGCGGCATGGCCGGCATCCGGCTGAGCCCCGGCGCCAAGGCGATCTGGTTCGGCGCCCTGGACGGTTCTCTGGAGTCCCGCGTGGTCACGATCGCGGGCAGCTCGACCGCCCTGCCGGGCACACAGACCGGTGCCATCAAGGTCTCCGACTACGCCGAATACCCGGCGAAGGGCCGCGCCACGGGCGGCGTCCGAGCCCACCGCTTCCTCAAGGGCGAGGACGTCATCCTGCTCGGCTGGGCCGGCCCGACGCCGGCCAAGGCATCGGGGATGACCGGCAAGCCGATCGACCTCCCTGCCGAACTCGGCCGCCGCGACGGCTCGGGCGTGAAACTCCCGGCCCCGATCGCCGCCATCAGCGGCCCGGTCGGCGGCCGCGTGGAGACGCCACTGCCCGTCCAGGACGCTTCGGAGGACGAGGCGGAGCAGCTTCCGCCTGAGTGA
- a CDS encoding MFS transporter, whose translation MILSATFMALFDFFVVNVAAPSMEHDLHAGQAALELIVGGYAFTYASGMVTGGRLGDLLGYRRLFLAGMAAFTLASLLCGLAQSPSELVAARLLQGLTGALMVPQVLALITATFPADERPRAMSWFGVTAGIGAIAGQVLGGLLLDADLFGLGWRVIFLINVPVGLVALVFALRLLPHHRAERRPRLDPLGAIGISGALALILVPLIIGREEGWPVWTWVSMATSLPVLAATLRWELHLTRRGSEPLLDLTLFRNRAFAAGLPVNAAFMAFFASFMFVLTLLLQGGLGLSPLEAGLTFLPLGVLFSVTSILGRSLVARYGLRVMTVGASISGAGLVILIAELQTLGGDITPAWLLIPTGFVGLGNGLVLPTLIGAVLAGIQPAHGGAAAGVLTTVQQFASAAGVAILGVVFFGGLGARPSRADYAASAESVTFLALALVVTMAALTLLLPNPRPAAQPATEPEILIEAA comes from the coding sequence GTGATCCTGTCGGCCACGTTCATGGCTTTGTTCGACTTCTTCGTCGTCAACGTCGCCGCCCCGTCCATGGAACACGACCTGCACGCCGGCCAGGCCGCCCTGGAGCTCATCGTCGGCGGATACGCCTTCACCTACGCCAGCGGGATGGTGACCGGCGGCCGGCTGGGTGACCTGCTCGGCTACCGGCGGCTCTTCCTGGCCGGCATGGCCGCCTTCACCCTCGCGTCACTGCTGTGCGGACTCGCCCAGTCACCGTCGGAGCTGGTCGCGGCGCGACTGCTGCAGGGACTCACCGGCGCGCTCATGGTGCCCCAGGTGCTGGCCCTGATCACCGCGACGTTCCCGGCGGACGAACGGCCGCGCGCGATGTCCTGGTTCGGCGTCACCGCCGGCATCGGCGCGATCGCCGGGCAGGTGCTCGGCGGGCTGCTCCTGGACGCCGACCTGTTCGGGCTCGGCTGGCGGGTGATCTTCCTGATCAACGTGCCGGTGGGCCTGGTCGCACTGGTCTTCGCACTACGGCTGCTGCCGCACCACCGCGCGGAGCGCCGCCCCCGGCTCGACCCGCTCGGCGCGATCGGCATCTCCGGTGCGCTCGCCCTGATCCTGGTGCCGCTCATCATCGGCCGCGAGGAGGGCTGGCCGGTGTGGACGTGGGTCTCCATGGCGACGTCCCTGCCGGTCCTGGCGGCGACCCTGCGCTGGGAGCTGCACCTCACCCGCCGGGGCAGCGAGCCGCTGCTCGACCTGACGCTGTTCCGCAACCGTGCGTTCGCGGCGGGACTGCCGGTGAACGCGGCCTTCATGGCCTTCTTCGCGAGCTTCATGTTCGTGCTCACGCTGCTCCTGCAGGGCGGCCTCGGCCTGTCCCCGCTGGAGGCGGGCCTGACGTTCTTGCCGCTGGGCGTGCTCTTCTCCGTGACCTCCATCCTCGGCCGTTCGCTGGTCGCGAGGTACGGCCTGCGGGTGATGACGGTGGGCGCCTCGATCTCGGGGGCCGGCCTGGTGATCCTCATCGCCGAGCTGCAGACGCTGGGCGGGGACATCACGCCGGCGTGGCTGCTCATCCCGACGGGGTTCGTCGGCCTCGGAAACGGCCTGGTCCTGCCGACGCTGATCGGCGCCGTACTGGCCGGGATCCAGCCCGCGCACGGCGGCGCGGCGGCGGGGGTGCTGACGACCGTCCAGCAGTTCGCGAGCGCCGCCGGCGTCGCCATCCTGGGGGTGGTGTTCTTCGGCGGGCTCGGGGCGCGGCCCTCGCGCGCCGACTACGCCGCCTCGGCGGAGTCGGTCACGTTCCTCGCCCTGGCACTGGTCGTCACCATGGCGGCGCTGACACTGCTCCTGCCCAACCCGAGGCCGGCCGCCCAGCCGGCGACGGAACCGGAGATCCTCATCGAAGCCGCCTGA